In Paenibacillus algicola, a genomic segment contains:
- a CDS encoding DUF1631 domain-containing protein, with protein sequence MDKPLLQKLTLALPLLLAAGTWLPGAVERASANFFTDAYHNIQQFTELPGEIDELKSSYQQSLEELDQVRADAELYRQQNEALAEQNRQLSLMVQQLQQAEDSRQRAEEARQQSAARIRTTAYTAAGLLAGYFILTRALRYGMRRTNRRA encoded by the coding sequence ATGGATAAGCCCCTGTTACAGAAGCTGACCCTGGCGCTCCCACTCCTGCTGGCCGCAGGCACATGGCTCCCGGGAGCTGTCGAGCGTGCAAGCGCCAATTTTTTCACAGATGCCTATCATAATATACAGCAGTTCACCGAGCTGCCCGGCGAAATTGACGAGCTGAAGAGCAGCTATCAGCAGTCGCTTGAAGAACTCGATCAGGTGCGCGCCGACGCGGAGCTGTATCGCCAGCAGAACGAAGCGCTCGCCGAGCAGAACCGGCAGCTCAGCCTGATGGTCCAGCAGCTTCAACAGGCTGAGGACTCCAGACAGCGGGCCGAAGAAGCCCGGCAGCAGTCTGCTGCTCGAATCCGCACGACAGCCTACACCGCGGCAGGCCTGCTGGCCGGCTACTTCATTCTGACCCGGGCGCTCAGATACGGCATGCGCCGGACGAACCGCAGAGCATAA
- a CDS encoding AIM24 family protein, giving the protein MKIRLEETPGGGAGQAVTFSLQEGDLVHILHPEQIIAYRGPSHGRHDRLMNVKGIYRKKKLLRADMSGPCQFTAALPAGIGMREIPLQDQEDMLYDFRHVFFYTQGVSMQSRFLKIKNMFVTRDAIKMKFSGEGSIGILTQGPVCQVKLHPTEPIYVDAGSMIAYPENAQLDLTVYGNHLASQHMNYHWKLTGEGYVLFQAGRQNSRLAEEMNDESVIRRFLREVIPFGGVFIK; this is encoded by the coding sequence GTGAAGATCCGTTTGGAGGAAACCCCCGGAGGCGGAGCCGGACAAGCCGTTACCTTTTCGCTGCAGGAGGGCGATCTGGTTCATATTTTGCACCCGGAGCAGATCATCGCTTACCGCGGACCCTCCCACGGACGCCATGACCGCCTCATGAATGTAAAGGGCATCTACCGCAAGAAAAAGCTGCTGCGGGCCGACATGAGCGGCCCCTGTCAGTTTACCGCGGCACTCCCGGCAGGCATCGGCATGAGGGAAATTCCTCTGCAGGATCAGGAGGATATGCTGTATGATTTTCGTCATGTGTTTTTCTACACGCAAGGCGTCAGCATGCAGTCCCGCTTCCTGAAGATCAAGAATATGTTCGTCACCCGGGATGCGATCAAGATGAAGTTCAGCGGGGAAGGAAGCATCGGGATTCTGACGCAGGGCCCTGTTTGCCAGGTCAAGCTGCATCCGACAGAGCCGATTTATGTCGATGCCGGCAGCATGATTGCCTATCCCGAGAATGCGCAGCTCGACCTGACCGTTTATGGCAACCATCTCGCCAGCCAGCATATGAATTATCACTGGAAGCTGACCGGGGAGGGATATGTCCTGTTTCAGGCCGGGAGGCAGAACAGCCGCCTGGCTGAAGAGATGAATGACGAGAGCGTCATCCGGAGATTTTTAAGGGAAGTCATTCCATTCGGCGGGGTATTTATCAAATAG
- the queC gene encoding 7-cyano-7-deazaguanine synthase QueC: MLKQEKAFVVFSGGQDSTTCLFWAKQQFAEVEAVTFDYGQRHRDEIECAQSIAREQNIKHTVLDMSLLNQLAPNALTRSEIPIEEGDNGLPTTFVDGRNHLFLSFAAVLAKQNGARHLVTGVCETDFSGYPDCRDSFIKSLNVTLNLAMDYPFVIHTPLMWLDKADTWGLADEMNVLEYIRNNTLTCYNGIIGDGCGECPACKLRRAGLEQYLSRRDPGNQGVTS, from the coding sequence ATGTTAAAGCAAGAGAAAGCGTTCGTCGTATTCAGCGGCGGACAGGATAGTACGACCTGCCTGTTCTGGGCCAAGCAGCAATTTGCAGAGGTAGAAGCGGTCACGTTTGATTACGGGCAGCGACACCGTGATGAGATAGAATGCGCCCAGAGCATTGCCCGGGAACAGAATATCAAGCATACGGTGCTTGATATGAGCCTCTTGAACCAGCTGGCTCCCAATGCGCTGACCCGGAGCGAGATCCCGATTGAGGAAGGCGACAATGGACTGCCGACTACGTTCGTGGACGGCCGGAACCACCTGTTTCTGAGCTTTGCCGCTGTGCTGGCCAAACAGAACGGTGCCCGGCACCTGGTCACCGGCGTATGCGAAACGGACTTTAGCGGTTATCCCGACTGCAGAGACAGCTTCATTAAATCGCTGAATGTAACACTCAATTTGGCCATGGATTATCCCTTTGTCATTCATACTCCGCTCATGTGGCTGGATAAGGCCGACACCTGGGGACTGGCAGATGAGATGAACGTGCTGGAATATATCCGCAATAACACCCTGACCTGCTACAACGGCATCATCGGTGATGGCTGCGGAGAGTGTCCGGCCTGCAAGCTCCGCCGCGCCGGCCTGGAGCAGTATTTGAGCCGCAGAGACCCTGGAAATCAGGGGGTGACGTCATGA